In Bombina bombina isolate aBomBom1 chromosome 6, aBomBom1.pri, whole genome shotgun sequence, a single genomic region encodes these proteins:
- the LYSMD2 gene encoding lysM and putative peptidoglycan-binding domain-containing protein 2, whose protein sequence is MADLSPVQPPLRDGGSRFGYTVFPGAESESEAELSLSLVSIKTRSYGSTATLTAPWAERYIEHQLNPNDTLQGIALKYGVTMEQIKRANKLFSTDCIFLRKSLNIPVISEKTSLFNGLGLLDSPEDFSDSCTSQAEEPVVGQADSVSATCSPETNRPLVRPDEELSAKDFLHRLDLQIKMSKQAAKRLKEEEGLRCDDDDDSYATSSYHH, encoded by the exons ATGGCTGACCTGTCCCCAGTGCAGCCACCGCTCAGGGATGGGGGCAGCCGGTTCGGATACACCGTATTCCCTGGCGCCGAATCCGAGTCTGAAGCCGAACTGTCCTTGAGCCTGGTTAGCATCAAGACTCGGTCGTACGGCAGCACGGCCACTTTGACGGCTCCATGGGCCGAACGCTATATCGAGCACCAGCTGAACCCCAACGACACTCTGCAAGGCATCGCACTGAAGTACGGAGTGACG atggaacaaattaaaagggccaACAAATTGTTTTCTACTGATTGTATTTTTCTGAGGAAATCATTGAATATTCCTGTTATTTCAGAGAAGACTTCCCTGTTTAATGGACTTGGCTTGTTGGACTCTCCAGAAGATTTTTCAGACAGTTGCACTTCTCAGGCAGAGGAACCTGTGGTTGGTCAAGCAGATAGTGTCTCTGCCACATGTTCTCCGGAGACAAACCGGCCATTGGTTAGACCAGATGAAGAACTGTCAGCCAAAGATTTTCTACATAGACTGGACTTGCAGATAAAGATGTCAAAACAAGCAGCCAAGAGACTAAAGGAAGAAGAAGGCCTCAG